In Cryptococcus decagattii chromosome 1, complete sequence, the sequence CAGCGGCGTGCcactcatcatcatccaagaGATGTCGAATCACACACCGTATCATATCGAGTCGTCATTGCATGATAACGGGCTTTCTCGGGCTATTCATCCCCAACCACCCACCATGCGTCATGCCATTCTTTCAAGCGAAGCAGGCAATGATCCCTTGGCGTAATGATAAAGAGTAATGCGGTTCCACGCTCCCTTCACCACACGCTCGGAGCTCCAATTCCGAGATGGGTGGCGCGATTAAATTCAGGGTCCGATACGATAACGTGTCGTGGGGAATTTACGTATGTTAGCAATCAGGTATTTCTTAATTATTAACTTATATCTTTTTTAGTTGATTTACCCTTAAATAACATGCACCGGCAATCTCAAGCTGCCACAGCCGAAAGAAGTCCACTAAAAAGCAACAAAATCATTTGTAGTATATATCTCGGTTTCCCCTTAGATGCTCGCAGGGACATTCGTCGCTGGGACTGACTCAGGCCATTCACGTCTCCTTTCCCGTTCCGACTGCAATCGAAATAACAAGGGTCGCTACAATGTCTGACCACCCTGTGCTTAGATATATCCCTCCTGGCGCTTGGTCTTTGGTTagtctttctctttctctttcgaTCAAGGTAATTCGCTAAGCGGAGAGAGCTGATGATTATAACTCCGCAGGTCGAACCTCTTGTCTCCAACCGAGCTAAGACGTTACTTATCACCCTGATTGATTTCCTTGAAGTGAGCCTGTCTCTTTTGGATTGTCCACAACTGTATATTGACAAGGCATAATTATCTAAGAATGATGTGATCCCTTCAGAGGCACTCTACCATGCACAACTTCCAGCCGATCCTGCTACCCGCTGGCAAGCTGTCCCACAAGTTTTGGAAAATCTTAAGATTAAGGCAAAGAAGCTTGGTTTGTGGAACCTTTGGTTGAGTGGAGGAGATTTTCAAGGAATGGCTGGTGGTGAGGGCGGAGGATTGACAAATCTCGAGGTGTGTCTCTGTTGCCATGACAGTCCAAGCCTCTGTTCTGCCACATTTATTGGAAACATGTTAACGATGGCGATGCGGATAGTATGCCATAATGGCAGAAGTTATGGGCCACTCGCAAATTCTTGCTCCGCAAGCTACCAACTGCTCGGCTCCCGATACCGGCAACATGGAAGTACTTGCCAGATTTGGGACCCAAGGGCAAAAGAACAAGTACCTGGTGCCTCTTTTAAATGGGGACATCAGAAGCAGCTTTGCAATGACAGAATACGGAGGCAAGTCTTTGATCCACAGTATTACAGCATCAGTCATACCGTGCTAACTTTCTGTGCAGTGGCTTCATCCGATGCAACGAACCTCCATAACACCCAGGCCACTTGGTTGTCTTCAAGCACTCTCTCACTGTCAGGACATAAATGGTGGATCTCAGGTGCCGGTGACCCTCGAACATCTGTTCATATAGTCTTGGCAGTCACCGATCCCAAGAATCCGTCAGCATACAAGCGACACTCTCTGCTACTTGTCGAACCAACCCAGAAGGGTGTGAAGATTGTACGACcgatgatggtgatgggATACGATGATGCACCAGAAGGGCACTGCGAAGTCATATACGATAATGTGCAAGTTGATCTTGTCAAGGATATCGTGGGCGGCAAAGAGGGGCTGGGAAGAGGATTTGAGATGCTGCAGGCAAGACTCGGGTAGGTCATTTCCTCGTTGGAAATGTCTATCGTTCGTTGCTGATAATGAGATAGACCTGGACGACTCCATCACTGCATGCGTTCATTGGGTGTCGCTTCCAGGGCTCTTGATTTGCTGCTCCAGCGAGTTTCTGACCCGGCAAGGAAAACGTTTGGAAAGTATTTGCGTGAACATGGTGAGATTTCCCCTTAGGTGCTTTTTCCATTTACCTGGCTGACAGTGAGAGCATGCAGGAACTGTATTAGCAGACATCGCACACTCCCGGGCAGAGATTGATCAATCACGATTGCTTGTCATTGCTGCCGCCCGTCAGATTGACGTGGCTGGTGCCAAGGGCGCCTTGCAGGACATTGGTATCGCCAAGGTTtcgccttcttccattcATTAAACCAGATGGGTTTATGGCACTGACTGTAATAATAGTTTACTGTCCCCAAGATGGCCTTGCAAGTAGTTGATCGTGCGATGCAAGTCCATGGCGCGGAAGGACTATCGCAAGACCAACCCCTCGCATCATGGTACGCTCAGTTGCGAACCTTGCGCTTCGCAGACGTAGGTCTCTCCCATCATATAGATCAAGGTGCAAACTAAAACCCGAGATTGACGCAAACCTGCCGAGTCCTTAGGGTCCTGATGAGGTACACATTCAACAAATCGGTCGACGTGAGCTTAAGAGAGTGGAAGAATTGCAAAATAGAACGCAAAAAATCAGAAGGGAAAGTGAGAGACTATTAAAAGAGGGTGGCAGGGAAAGAGCAAAGCTGTAAAACTCGCTTCTCCCCCTTCAGTCGAGGTATTCGGATGTTGTCAAAGAAATTAGGCCCATCTTCATCTAAAATAGTTATTGTAAccaaagaaagaaggaaacatGTATCACATAACTCAAGCCAATTCATCTTTCCTCATATGTATCGCTTATGCATGCTTTATAAGGACCACATTTACTCagtcttctttttgctttccAAGCCAAGCATATGCAACCACAACTCTTTCTTGTACCCGAAATTGTAGACTGCCCTCAACGCAAAGATGATAGTCAGCCCAATCATACATACTATCAcgctctcatcttctccccaCCCCAGCCCGAAattccatccttcaaccgGGCCGATGAGCGTGAGGAAGACGGCTGGAATAACGACAGGTGCCCAGGcatccaccatcatccAACCTCCAGGCTGGAGCTCCATGGGTGTAGAGAGATGAGGCCTAGGAGAAAAGAATGAAGTTGCGGAGAAAATGAGAGAGGCGAATGGGACTGCCAAAATAAAAGGCACCAATATCAAAGAGCTGGGTGTGGGCGGGAGTGTAttggaagacgaagagtgtaaaagaggaaggacgGAGAATCGAGTGAGAAGTAGAGTACGCCCGATCGCATCAGGAAGTGCAAGAAGGAGTTCCAGAGCAAGGGATGGCTTAGCTGGAAGCATACGACGGATAGGTGTACGTGTCTGAATGACATCTGGTGAAGTTGTGAGGGCAGATATCACATGAGACAAGAGGACCCACGTGTGAGTCCGAAGAGTAACGCAACCGAAGGGTTGACAAGCCATGAAGGCGTGGAGTTGGTACATAAAGCTGCCAGTAGCGTAGTAGCTAGGATCAGCTACACATATTCTGCCTATCTAATTGCAGCTATTCGTACCTAAGAAAGTCTCTCCGCCGAAAACGACAACCAGGATACCGAAGACTTCCTGTAAGACCGTAgctctctctttcttcgcACCCATGGCTTTgcctttctttcccttttccgATTTGTTGGTGGCTGGGGAGGGTGGATCGAGTGCTCCAGTAGCCATCCAGTTGGCAACGCTGGACAGACGCATAGCGCCGTACAGGTCTACAAGTGGAAAAGGTAAATATCGGGGGTGAATGGGAGTCAGCACTGGCTGTAGAGCTGCTTGAAGGGAGGATATCGAAACAACCATTTTACTCGTAAGAGCCAATGATGGCAATACTTTGGGTTTTAAAAAATAGATATACACATAATCAAAGGGGAGAATCTCTCGCGATATCTGTCGGTATGTTCAGTACGTATCACCGGGTATTGTTATCAGTGGACtcatttatttatttatttagTGTCAGCTGCGGCGGCTTCCGTCCGGGGAACCTGCTGGGGTTGCGGTGTCTATATCGGGCTCTTGTCGGCTATCAGTCCGAAATCGCGTCCGGGTGTTCCGAGTGCTCCTACGTCCATCAGTGCTACTCCTGGTTTTTGTGGCTTTTGACTTAACGACTTGTTGACTGCCTCTTTCGTACATTCATCTTCTAATTAACACAAAAGCCATTCAATAAGTAGCATGTCCAACTTCGTCAGATCAGGAAAGAAGGTAACTCTTATCACCGTCTACAGTCACATCTAAAAAGGTGAAAGTTGACTTCTGTTTATCTCCAATCAGATTGTCGCTATTGGCCGCAACTACGCTGATCACGCCAAGGAGCTTGGTAATGCCATTCCCAAGGGTGAGGCAGATACCAAGAGCGATTCGATGTGCAACATTGACTTGATAATTGAGCAGagcctttcttctttttgaagCCCACTTCTTCTTATCTCATCCCTGGCACTGGACCTGTTGAGATCCCTCGGGGGGTTGTCATGCATCATGAGGGTATGTGGGAATAGTTCATGAGAAATGAGGGCTAATGGTGGTCCTACATAGTTGAGCTTGGTGTTGTCATTGGTAAGAACGGTCGAGATATTCCCCCTTCTGCTGCCTTCGACCATATCGCTGGATACTGTGAGTTCTATCTGCGTGGGGTTCCGGCTGTGCCCAAAGATACTTATAAGTACCCTTTATAGCCCTTGCTGTGGATATGACTGCCCGAAATGTTCAGGACAAGGTCAAGGCTAAAGGTTTACCTTGGTCTACCGCCAAGGGCTTCGATACCTTCTGCCCTATTGGGTGAGTCTTGAATTATTTCAGCTCGTTTTTTCGCTGAGGAACGATCTCTCAGTCCTTTCATTCCCAAACATTCCATTGCCGATCCTTCTAACGTTGGCCTCCATTTTTCGGTCAACGGTGCTGTTAAACAGTCTGGTCTCACCTCCGACATGATCTTCGACATTCCTCAGCTCATTGCTTTTGTCTCCAGTATCATgaagcttgaagaaggtgaCTTGGTACTTACTGGAACCCCGAAAGGTGTGGGGCAGATTAAAGGGGGGGGAACTTTCGAGGCGAAGTTGACTTACCCTGGGTTGGATGGCGAGGTCTTGAGCAAATACGAAATCGAATGCGTAGACAGGCAGGGAGGCTACCAGTTTATGCCTTAAAGCAGCTATTATAAATGGAAGCCATGGACTGTGCGTGTTATTATATTGCTGTTAAGCCTACCAAACAAGTCCAATCATGGTGCACAACTCAAGTCTAGTTCATCTATATGTAAAGCAATAAATATAGGTAAACATCATTCTAATCATATAAACAACTTCGTTTCTTTCGTTCTTTCATTACAGTAATTTACCAAGATCTCAAAACCACAAAACAATAATAGTACGCAACTGAAAGGAAATATGGAGGTCATACAAcgtaaaaaaaaaagacaaagaacTGGGGCAACTTGACGAAAATTTCAATGTCCTTTTCGTGAATCCTCTCAGATCCTCGGCCCGAACGACTCCATGGGCAAACCCATCCTTTCTGGCAATTTTTCTGGATCCGTCATTTCCGGAACTACAGCCACCGAAGCTGCTAACACCTGAATCTTACGGGGCTCTCATTTCTTGAAAGATAGGTTAAGAAAGAGTGGTCTCCTTCCAATGACCTAGGCGAGACCctgccttcttccatcttcggCGGGATTTGAGAGTGGGGGTGGGGGCGGGATGGCTTGCGTGGAGCGTAAGGTGCTGCAGAGCGCTTAGATTTCTTCTCTGGCGTGTGAAGAGAGCCGCCGGGCGAGAGATCAGAGCCGTTAGAAGGACGAGGGAAATCAAGAGCTTTGGTCTCAAAGTCGCCGCCATCCAAAGCACAAAAGAGGGAGTCTGCAGCCGTAGCCTCACcacaagaagaaagaagatcCTGGAGCGCAGAGGCCAAACCAATGTTCTCGCTAATGGGAGACTGACGACTGGCCCTGAAGGGCTTGTGACCCCTGACCAAAGTAGGGATAGTAGGTGTAACAACGTTGATCTCTATGTCCTCGGCTTTGCGAAGCTCGGTAGCCCAGTCGTTGGAAGACATGATGGGCAATGGGGGCATGAGATAGTTACTAGTGGCAGATGTAGTGCTTCGAGAAGCGAGAATATCCGAGTCGGCAGTTGGTCTGGCAGAGCTGACTGGGTGGGCAATGAGAGTGGGGCTGATGGCAGGGGAGGTTATGGAAGATTGAGCAAGATTGAATCGAGATTTGAGAGCGAGAGCGGGGGGAGCTCGACGGGAGAAAAGTTTGCTGTCCGACAGAGATGGGGGAGTACTGAACAACGGCTGGGGAATAGTCCGGCTAACATCGGCCTCCGACATCTCAAAGTCATCATCGTTCTCGCCGTTGTCAAAAGGAACGTGAGACCAGCACAAGAAAGGGTCTTCATTCTCCATACCTATCAAAGGAGTCACAACGGACCTTTCATCACTGTCGCTACTTGACCAAGAAAGGCGGTGGAGTCGCCTGGTGGACTCAGCGTTAGGTGTTTCAAGGATAGTCAAGTCCCCATCGGTGGTCATTGACTCATTGTAAACGTTTTGAGATAGTTCGAGCTCGAGTTCGTCTCGACCTGGCGTGAAGCATAATGCTTCGTTAGACGCAATGGCAGATGAAAAGCTGTAGATGGACCCCTCGTTTGCAAGTGACTTTGCCTCCATGGCCTCTTGTTTTTGGAGTTCTCTGCCAGTTTCGGGAACCTCACAAAGGGTGAAAAGGCCACATTGGGAAGGCTCTTTCATGGCAATATGGCGACCGAGCTGTTTACAGGCCTGTTTGAGTGGCTGTGGTGCAGGGCGCTtgggggagaaggaggagagcGGAAGAGCAGATGgctggaaaaggaaggTGGCAACACTGGTAGAGGTTTCCTCCGGAtatgaaaaggagaaatTGGAGGACATTATTGTGGTGGCTATTGGTAAGAGTCAGTAATCTAGCTATCTAAGTCGGATTTAATGGGACTTACAGGAATGACGCTTTTTATTCAAAGGCCCTTGGATTACTCTGAAAGGGATTCAATGGGGAGAGCTAGAGCGATGGATGGCTTGAGAATGTCGGATCCAGATGATGAGAAGCAGTAGAGTTTGTGTACGAAATATAATCGACTATGGAATCGTTTATGAGAGAAAATAGGATAAAAAAGTGATAGCTCTTGAGGTTAATGAAATAAAATGAAGTTTGAGAAGGACAGCGACCAGTGGACGGAGGATTATATGTGAAAGAACTTCCTGTTCATATAATGGTGCGATACGGGCAACAAAAGCACAGGAATCGTGGTGATGAAGCCAAAGAACAATAAGAATTACGGGTCGATATTCCAAAGGGGCTGTGAGAAAGGCCGATGGATGGACCCtcaaggggaagaaagaggaacgTCTAATTGTTTTTTCGCGATAACTCCTTATTGTCTTTTGTAGTCTCGCAGGCGGAGgtcttttttgttttcttcgggaaaaaaaaatagaaGACAATTTTGAGTTCGGGAAACGTACCAAGTACAGTAGCCGGGGGTGTTATTGACCTTTATGCGTGGTGATTAGCAACGTAGGTGTTGGTAGGTATCCTTCGAAATTTGAGACAAACAGCAAGAAACGAATAATGGGCGAAGACGTGAGGAGAAAAATCAACTCgccttcttggcctttGTACTTCTGCGCCGTGCATGGTATTGTCGCGAATGTTTTGTTTTCAGCGATTGATTTGATGTATATCTGGCGCTTTGTCTGCCGGATTACcaggggagaaggagggcGAAGGGGGAAGGATGAGGCTGGGTGGCAAGAGCAGAgaggggagaaggaagggcGCGAAGGCAAGTAAATGGACAACGGAAAGAGGCCACCGGGCGGTCTGTGCTCCAGGGAAGGAGGGGGCACCGGTTTATTGGGCGCAATATGGCAGGAACCAGGGCACCACTGAGTAGATAAACTTAAAAAGAGACGATCATAGCTGAATGATGATAGCTTTGATTGTTAATTGGTTGCTCATAACTCATATTTCGGTCCGTTTTTTATCCTCATCAGTCTGCAAAGGCGATATGCAGCAACCGCGCATACCATATAGAGCTGACCTTTGCGGCCAAGACGTCAACCAGATTAAGCTGACGAATATTCACTAAAAAAGGTCGGCTACATATGTAGCACGTTTATGTAGCATGTATGAGGGATGCCATCAATCTTACATGTCACAGTCGATATGCGTGGCTAATCTTATCCATCCATGTCCCATGGCCGCGAACCCAGACGCGTCGCGTCGTCTCAGTTTAATTACCCTGAAACAACTCATTAATCCCATGATAAGCTTTTAATTTTTGTCTTATTGTTCTTTAGTCTTTTGTTCTTTGCTTCATATTTTATATCCCCGCGTTTGTCTTATTTAGACTCCAGCCTGCCCTGATTTTACTAGCAAAGAGCGGAGCGATGAGACTTTTCATGCGATGTGTGTAGTACGATTATTTGCGCTATACCCCCCTCTTCCGATGTTACACGCATAGCTCACTATAGCTCATATTATCAATGGTGATCAGTGAGTATTGAGCCCTCGGTGAATTTACTAAATTGTCCGCCCTGGCATTCGGCAGTTCCCTTCTTATCATTCATCAATGCACCCGTAGCCCCTTGTCATCACCTTCTCGATCCATTAATATTTACTGGTTGCTATCAATACCAGGGACTGGGATTTTATATCGCTGCTGTTTCCCAAATCAAATTATTATCCTTCCCTGCTCTCCGGCGCACCTTCTGCATCCTTCTATAACTACTTCCGCTTCCTAATTTCTATAATCGATTCCCAACTGTCAAAGAACAGAAGGAGAATATGGCATTACTCTCTGAACTCCTCATAGTATATTGACCAACAATCAACGACCAACAACCAACGGCCGACAGATTAAACAGGTATTATGCGTCAGTTGCTTAAGATCCCATTACCACCCTATTTTACTGTTTGATGGTTTGATGCGCTATggagggagatgatgaatcGGGTGGTGAGTTTGATGTTCTATGTTCCTCGCTCCCGACTCCGAACGCTCTGGCCTCCAAACTATCGATTGATGGGCACAAAGGATCGGAAAGGATGGGGACGGCCCCAAGTGGAAGAGAGTTGTTTGTGTATAGGCTTGCCTTATCCTTTGTTATTCCACACCGGCCATGTAAGTCCATCAGCTGGCAACGAGCAGTAAGTGTTATCGACTTTCACTTCTTGTATGAGATGGTCATCAGCGATTGGCACTGCAACTGATTGTTGGATGTGCAAAGGATCGGTAATTTTGCAACTTGTAAATAATTGATAATTATTAGACTTCTTACAGGAACGTCTCTTCGCTCACCCGGGCGGTATGTTTCAGGATTTGAGGTGGAAAACTGCAGACTAATTCTCATGGCCTGACGCATCATAGCGCTCAGAAACTTGTTTGTGAGATGTGAGTTTCATGTAGCTAGACATACGATGCTATTATGCCCGCAGCGCGACATGCAAAGTTTAATATTTGTAAGCCCCACTTACACATAACAATTTGCTTCTTGACGTGCGATCCTCTGTCAAAGCGGACGACGGCagcccttcttcctcctttcccaAGCTCGTACCGGTATTCAGATTGCTTCCCATTACGTGAATAGTGCCTCCAATACCACGAGCCACTTTTGGTGGTCCCTCAATATTAGGCTCTTATCAAAGGAAACGGTGACCACATGGTTTTGGTATGTCGTCCGTAATTTGACTAATGTCGGTTGTATTTTGGACGTCTCTGAAAGCCCGCACGAAGAGACATGACCGGAAGACACGGTACTCACGAAGATCGGCGGCTTATAAGAATTGTCGACGACAACTGGGCTCATATATTGCTTACCTTTACATATAAGTCAGTGTTCATGTACAATTTAATGGGCTACGAGTACTCTACTCGTAATAGTCACTCCGTCACTGCCGATATCTGCTCTTTCTGCCACATTGGTAAACGCGTCTCGCCGACGCGATTATTTGCGATTTGGCCGATTTATGTCAGGCACCGACGCGTGAAACCATCAATCAGCTTTGTTCGTGTCGGTCGCGACCTTCCACTCGTATGGTCAACATTATTTTACGTCTTCTCATCCACTATCGTTGGTCTCATCCTTATCCAACAGGCTCTTTAGCATAGATCATAATGACGGCAACAATCAACGACCAGGACAAGGTCGAACGATCCAACCCGGACCACGGTAGGTTGCCAGATCTCTTACTTTCATGCGTTGCGCTAACATGTCCGCCAGAGGAATATCAGTATCTTGATCTCATCAAGCGAATCATTAACACAGGAGAGGTTCGACCAGACCGTACCGGCACAGGAACCGTTACTGTCTttgctcctccttctttccgcTTTTCCCTCGCCAACAAcacccttcctcttctgacGACCAAACGCGTCTTCCTACGCGGCGTTATTGCCGAGCTTTTATGGTTCGTTTCTGGTTGTACCGACGCCAAGGTGCTCTCTAGCCAGGGTGTAGGAATCTGGGATGGTAACGGAAACAAAGAATTCCTGGAGAAGGTCGGGCTTGGCCATAGAAGGGAAGGTGACCTGGGACCTGTATACGGGTTCCAGTGGAGACATTTTGGCGCCGAGTACACTGATGCCGACGGAAACTACAAGGGCAAAGGAGTCGACCAATTGCAAAGGGTGATCGACACCATCAAAAACAACCCGACTGACAGACGTATTATCTTATCGGCTTGGAACCCAAAGGGTCAGTAATTTTGCCAACTGCCTGTAAAATTCATTGCTTAAAAATTATAGATCTCCCCCTAATGGCTCTTCCGCCCTGCCACATGTTCTGCCAATTCTACGTCTCGCTTCCTCCTGCTGATTCACCCAATTCTAAGCCAAAACTTTCTTGCTTGATGTATCAGAGGTCTTGTGACTTAGGTCTTGGTGTCCCATTCAACATTGCGTCTTACGCCCTCTTAACCCATATGATTGCCCTCATTACCGACACTGAGCCGCATGAGTTTATTTTACAAATGGGAGATGCGCATGTGTACAGGGATCACGTTGAGCCATTGAAGACGCAACTAGAAAGGGAGCCTAGAGAGTTCCCAAAACTGAAATGGGCTAGGAGCAAGGAGGAAATTGGAGATATAGATGGTTTCAAGGTTGAGGACTTCGTGGTCGAGGGATATAAGCCATGGGGGAAAATCGACATGAAGATGTCTGTAAGTACAGATATCTATCGCATTATTCCTGTAGCTAATGACGGTAATGCCAGGCGTAATTCAAACCCTAAATCCATTACATTCCGCTGCGACATGCTTTGCTTCCTAAATGTTGTTATTTTATGCATTGACATCATAATCTTAAGTAATGCTCTACAACAGTGTATTGCTACAGATGAAAAATCTTCACGCGGAATTATTTTTTAAGCGTGGCTCTTGGCGGTGGCGGCATTGATGTCCTCTCGGCCGCGAATGTCTTCATCCTTTGTTATTATCCTTGTCGTCAGTTGAATGTTTCGACCTTAACGAGTGGCCTAGCACTTACAGGTGTCTGATGGTGGACACTATATCCACCGCCTGTCTTTGGTTCTCCGCTTCAAATTCATATCTCTTTTGGGCACCATCCCTCCATACGTTTATCTTGAAACCGCCCCCTCGCCCTGTGAGTTTACATGCAGCTACCAAGGATATGTGGAAAGATGTCGTTTTCATAGAATCGAAAAATGCGCGGGATTCGGAGGGCATAATCTAATTATGATATCAGAAAGCGGACATTGCGGAACATACAAGAGATAGACTCACATGGATATAGTCTCCGTCGATCGCCAGAACACGCTCGTGTCGGCCAATAGCAATCTTGCGTTGCACAGTGTATTTCTAAGTGCCCACATTTAGTGAGTACCGAGAATTCCAGAAGTGTCGAATCACTCACCTTATATGTTTGGGTGAAATCTGAAAGACCAGGACCGAATCTTTGTATTGGTGCAGGCTCCGACTGCctcttgaagatggaagcTATAGCCACCGGTCACCCATTAGCTGATTTCAATTATCGACTTTTTAGACTTGCCTGATGGATCCCCTCCCCGTCGATCATCGATCCTTAAGCCATGTTCCATTGCCCATTGTCTTCTCAC encodes:
- a CDS encoding thymidylate synthase, with the translated sequence MTATINDQDKVERSNPDHEEYQYLDLIKRIINTGEVRPDRTGTGTVTVFAPPSFRFSLANNTLPLLTTKRVFLRGVIAELLWFVSGCTDAKVLSSQGVGIWDGNGNKEFLEKVGLGHRREGDLGPVYGFQWRHFGAEYTDADGNYKGKGVDQLQRVIDTIKNNPTDRRIILSAWNPKDLPLMALPPCHMFCQFYVSLPPADSPNSKPKLSCLMYQRSCDLGLGVPFNIASYALLTHMIALITDTEPHEFILQMGDAHVYRDHVEPLKTQLEREPREFPKLKWARSKEEIGDIDGFKVEDFVVEGYKPWGKIDMKMSA